The genomic DNA GTACTGAATTTCTTTTCTTCATGATTTAATGTAACAATCGATTTAATATTCGTTTCGTCGTGCCATGTACCGAAGAACATAATGCTATCTCCGTAAATCACTTCTACTGGCACTTCTGTTATTTGCTTATTACCAAAGCGATCTTTCGTTTCTACTTTTACTGTTTGTTTTCCAACTTTTGCTGTAGTTGGTTTTTCTACAAATCCTACTACTTCTCCGTCTTTCACCTGAACAAAATTTTTCACTTCTAATTTTTCAACATCTGTTCCGATTACTACTTGTTGAGGTTTCGCTGTGACTTCTTGCAACATATCCATTCTCTCAAAACCTTTTTCTGTCACTTTGAAGAATAGTTCTTTTGTTCCTTTTTTCTCACCTTGACCAGTAAGTGTATTATTTTGATACCATTTCAAACGATCCGGTTCTGCGTGGAATACTTTCACTACATCTCCATACTCGAACTGTATACCATTCACTTGCTTCGCAAAGTTCTCTGATGTTTCTTGTCCCTCTGCTGTTACATGTTTTTTCTCTTTTCCTTCTCCATCGTATAACGCGATCCCCATGTATAGCTCTTTATTAAAATACTCATGAATTTCGCTATCCATATCAGTTGCATGGAATCTCTTCTCTTCGTGCTTTAAAGTTACAATTGAAGCAATATCATCGCCATTTCCTGCATATGCAATGCTATCTCCATAAACCACTTCTAATGAAACTTCCGTCACTTTCTTATTACCAAAGCGATCTTTCGTTTCTACTTTTACTTTTTGTTCACCAATCTTTGTCGTATTCGGTTTTTCTACAAATCCTACTACTTCTCCGTCTTTGACTTGCACAAAATCTTTTGCTTCTAATTTTTCAACGTCAGTTCCAATAACTACTTTTTGTGGTACTGCTGTTACTTCTTGCAGAGCTTCTAATCTTTCAAATCCATTTTCAGTAATTTCGAAGAATAATTCTTTTATTTCTTTATTTTTTCCTTCTCCCACATATAAACCTTTTTGATACCAATGTAAACGTGAAGACTCTGCATGGTATACTTTCACCACATCTCCATATTCAAATGCTAACCCATTTGCTTCCTTGGCAAAAGCTTCTGTATTCTCCAAGCCTTTTACCTCTATATTTTTCTTCTCTTTTCCCTCTTTATTGTACAAGGTGAATTCAAAATACTTCTCATCTCCAAAGTAATCATGAATCAAATTATCCGTATCTGTCGCACTCATTTTTTTCGTATCATGATGTAACGTTATAATCGATTTCATATCGTCACTACCATAACTTAATCCATATACAAATAGGCTATCTCCATAAGTTACTTCTACTGGCACTTCCGTCACTTTCTTATTTCCGAAACGATCTTTCGTTTCTACTTTTACTTTTTGTTCACCGATTTTCATTGTATTCGGTTTTTCTACAAAACCAATTACTTCTCCACCTTTTACTTGAACAAAGTTTTTCGCTTCTAATTTTTCAGCGTCTGCCCCGATTAATACTTTTTGCGGTACTGCTTCTACTTCCTGTATACCGTCTATTAGTTCATATCCTTGTGGAGTAATCTTAAAGAACTTTTCTTTTTTATTCTTAGCTCCACCTTGATCTACAAGTTTATTACTTTGATACCAATCGAAACGACTTGGTTCTGCATGATATACTTTCATAATATCGCCATATTGAAGTTCAACACCTTCAAGTTGCAAAGCAACCTTTTTAGAATTTTCTTGCCCTTCTATAGAAATATTTTTCTTTTCATTTCCATCCTTATCATATAAGGTAATCCCTACATACTTTTCATTTTTAAAGCGCTCATGAAACTCATTACCAACGAAAGAAACGTTGATTTTCTTTTCATCATGAAGGAGCGTTATAACAGAATTTACCTCATCACCGTAACCTTTAAATACCATAGTATCTCCATAAAGACTGTTAACTGGAACAGAAATGAAATTTCTCTGTCCTTTCTCATCCTCAATTTCTACTAATACCGCTCTTTTTCCAACCTCTAAATACGGCCACATAATTCTACCTGTTACTTTTACATTTTCACCTAAATTTTGAACAAGACTATTTGCTAGATTTTCATTAAAATTCGCACCAACGATGAGATCTTGTACCACAGTAGACGCTTCACCATAAGGAAGCCCGCCGTATGGTTTCACTTGTTTTTCACGAATAATATTACTATCTGTTGCTTTCCATATTTCTTTTTCTAATTTAGGTAAATTTAAATTTTCGATTTTCCCTCTAACCTCATCATTTGGACCTAATCCCCATTTCTCAAAAAACGGCACTAAGTTTTGTTTAGCCGCTTTCGATGCCATATAAATAAACATTTGCTTTTTATCTTCATCTGAAGCAGGCATTTCAGATTCTGGTAATAAGCGATACATTTGATGTAAATTAGGGTAAAAATGCTCTCCATAAGCTAAATCAAGTTGCCAAAACATTACTAGTTTCTCGAATTCTTCCATCTTTTTTTGAGCATCAGGATTATCTAAGTAAGCAAAAGCTTTTTTATAATGACCATCTTCTTCTAGACTTGATTTATTGCCTAACATTCTTTGAACCGATAATGAATATATATTTACTGTTACTTCTCCTACACCTGACCAAAACCAAGGAGCTTGCTGATGTAAATGCCCTACTTCATGCCACGGTCCCCAGCCATCTCCTTGTAATCTCTTTATATTTAAAACCCTATCCATAGTCTCTGGAACATACCCTGTATGATAATGAGTAGCAAACATCCAATCATCTTTATCTGGTTTTCTCTTTTCAACAAATTGGATATAGTGGTTTGGAGCTTTTGACACCCCTATACCATCTTCAGATAATCCTGCTACAGAATTTTCAAAGCGAATAATCTTATCATGTAGCCTCATTAATTCTACTGGATCCGTCTCTCCCATATAGTTTGCCACTGCTTCAGGACTTGCAGTAATTAAACTTCTCTCAGCCTTCAATTCAACTGCATAAGGATTTTTATACTTTTTTAACATTGCATCCCAATCTTTTTTTGTGTGTTTCCCTAATACAAATAATGGAAAATGACTTCCTCCATGAATAACTGAAGCTGTTACTTCGCCATCATTATTCATGTTATAAAAATATAGTATTCCACCTCTTGAAGATGAAATATTATTTTCACCAGGTTTTAACTCAAATTCTTCAAACCCTTTTTCATCATATGACTTCGTTCCTATGAACGCTTTAATAGATTGCGTTCCTTTTATTTCAATTTTAATTTCTTCATTTGGACCAGCATAAATTCCAGTTGGTTCATTTGTTGAAAGTACATAACGTACTTTTAAGCGTTTTTGCTCTTCTTCAACACTACCTTTCCCAGGCAAATGAAACGTTCTCTGCTCCAAACGATTCTCTTTACTCTCTTCCAACTGCCCGCCCTTATTCTCTTCCAAAGGCGCCGCATATCCTTTCGATGCTTCGAAAGCTACTGGTGATAATAATGTAGATATACAAATACCAGCTACTAATACCCTACTCTTTTTCTGCTTTGACATAATCTGTGTCCCCTGTCCTTTTTTTAGACAAACCATCCTATATATTCATTTAATAAGAAATCCTATTATTTTTATAAAAACATTTATTGAATAGACTAACACCTCTCGCACCTATATCAATTACTACCGCATTTCTCTAAATGTATTCGCTTTCTTATATTGTAAATTTTTTTATGTATTACGCCCTCCTCACTTCGCTCTACTTGTGATGAGTTCTCTTCTTACATAAAAGGAAAATAGTAAAAGATATATTTTAGTCTCGTCATCTATACATCTAAAAATAAAACCTTACATTTTCTTCATATATGACCATCTATAGGTAGTTTTTCCAACTGAATTTTACACGCTTTTACCTGTATTTAATAGCCTCCCCCCAAGAATAATATTACAATTTTGTGAATTTAATCTATTAATCGTAACGTTAGGATTTAATTATATTTATATTATTTTAAAATATAATTTACTCTGTAAAAACACTATTTTATCTATTTTATTATTTTCTTAATATAACTTTAATCCTTGCATACAAAAAGCATTGGCATAGGCCAATGCTTTTATTTACCTTTTATATTGATTCGGTTTATGCGGTTCATTTGGAGTATATGGCTTATTTGGTTTATTTGGAGCCTCAGCCTTTTTCCAACTTACCGCTAACTCAGGGCTCGTTTTCTCTTCACTACGCTCAAGTAATACTACTGCATTTTGAATAGTCGGTGTACCTTTATGCGCAATCCCTTGTAATTTCGTTAAATTTCCTGATACTTTAAAGCTAAATCCACCAGCTGGTGTTTGTTTCGGAATTAAAATGCGGAACTTCTCTCCTACATTAAATTCTGTTTTTGTTTCGCCTTTTTCATTTGCAAACTTCACGCCCGCTGGTGCACCTGTTGCTTGCACTTTATACGTTCCGCTTTTTGCATTTGTTTCTACTGTATATAAACCTGTTTCAAAGAAATCATTTTTTAATACTGCTTCTTGTTCTTCTGTAGGAGTTACACTCATCGTAATTTCTTGTAACTCTTCACTAGCGTTTGCTTTTGCAACGATGTCTTTCGTTACTTTCTCTACATTTTTATTGCGGAAATCTAAATCATTAACATCAATTTGTTTTAACGCATTCCACACTGCCAGTTGCGTTGCGTAATGCGCCTCTCTCCAATCAGATACCCCTAATTCTTGTGGGCTCTTTTGTGGATATCCATTCAACAGTACACGGTACACGTTAATATCTACTTTACCCATTTCTGGTAAGTCTTGACCGCTCGGAGATTTTAAGTCTACATTTAAGCAAAATGCAATTTTTCCATCTGCCGTTTTAATAAGTTCTGTTCGGATTGGTTTCTTCTTTGACCTACTATAACTCCAATCCATTTCATACTTTGTATGGTCCATAACCTCTGCGAATGCTTTTTGAAGTGGGAATAATACAAATAAGACACTTAAAAACATAGCTAAAAGTTTGAACGATTGCTTTATATTCATATTTACAGCCCCTTAATAACAAACTTAATACTAAGTAGTATTTAATTAGAAAATATTTTTATGCACAAAAAAAGAGTGCATAAAAGCACTCTTTTTTCTTTCTTACTTTAATCTTAGAAATCGAAGTTATCAGGATCTGGACCAACGCGGTGATTTTCGTTTAACGCATCGATTGTTTCCATGTCTTCTTTTGTTAATTCAAAGTTAAATACATCCGCGTTTGCAATAATGCGGTGTTCTTTCGTTGATTTTGGAATTGTGATTATTCCGTTTTGAAGATCCCAACGTAAAATCACTTGTGCTGTTGTTTTACCGTGTTTCTCAGCAATTGCTTGTAATGTTTCGTTATCTAATAATTGACCTTGCATAAGTGGTGACCATGCTTCCATTTGAATACCTTGTTCTTTACAGAAAGCTTGTAATTCTTTTTGTGTTAAACGAGGGTGGTATTCTACTTGGTTAATCATTGGCTTAATTTCTGCATCTTTCATTACATCTTGTAAGTGGTGAATTTGGAAGTTACTTACGCCAATTGCACGTACGCGATCTTCTTTATAAAGTGTTTCTAGCGCTCTCCACGTATCTTTATATTTTCCTTCTACAGGCCAGTGAACAAGATATAGGTCTAAATAATCTAGTTCTAATTTCTTTAAGCTCTCTTCGTATGCAGCAATTGTTTCTTCGTATCCTTGATCTGCGTTCCATACTTTTGAAGTGATAAATAATTCTTCTCTTGAAATACCAGTCGCTTCAATACCGGCACGGATTCCTTCACCTACAGCTTTTTCATTTCCGTAAATTGCAGCTGTATCGATGCTACGGTATCCTGCTTTAATCGCTGATTTTACAGCTTCTACAAGTTCTGGTCCTTCTTCTACTTTAAATACACCTAAACCGAACCAAGGCATTTCTACACCATTATTTAATACTGTTTTACTTTGTAAGTTTTTCATTTTATTTTCTCTCCTTTTATTTTACTTGATCTCTTTTTTCTAATGTCATGCTCCACGCTGTTAAAATCACAGCACCTACTACCATAATTCCGCCTACCCAAGTCGTATGAATTAATCCTAACGAGTTCGTTACAATACCGCCCAAGTAAGCACCAAGAGCAATTCCTGCGTTAAATGCTGCAATGTTAATCGCTGATGCTACATCAACAGCGCTAGGTACAAACCTCTCAGCCAAGATAACGACATACACTTGTAGCCCTGGGACATTCATAAACGCAAATAGTCCCATAAAAATAATTGTAATGAATCCAGCAACTTTAAATGGCGCTGTAAATGTTAAAACAAATAATACAATCGCTTGAATAAAGAACATGTAAAATAACGCTCGAATCGGATTATAATTTGATAATTTTCCGCCGACCATATTCCCAATCGCAATTGCAATTCCGTATACTAACAAAATAATTGTAACGGTACTTGCTTTAAATCCTGTTACTTCTTGTAATAACGGAGATAAATACGTAAATGTTACGAATGTTCCCCCGTATCCTAATGCAGTAATGATAAATACAAGTAATAGTCTTCCGTTCGTAATCAACTTAAATTGATCGTGAAATGATACAGACGTACCCTTTTTTAAGTTAGAAGGAATTAGCATACTGTTGGCGATTAAAGCAACGACTCCAATTGCCACAATAACCATAAACGATGCTCTCCAGCCAAATTGTTGACCGATAAATGTTCCAATTGGTACACCTGTAATAGTCGCAACAGTTAAACCAGTAAACATAAATGCTATTGCACTTGCACGTTTATTCTCAGGTACAAGCGCAGCCGCAATTGTAGATCCAATTGACATAAAAACCCCATGCGCAAACGCAGATACAACCCTCGCGATAAGTAGCACAGTAAAACTTGTTGCTACTGCCGCAATACCATTGCCAATAATGAAAATAATCATAATCCACATTAACAACGTCTTTCGCGACATACTAGCTGTTAATGACGTCAATACTGGAGCACCAAACGCTACTCCTAATGCATATAAAGAAACGGTTAAACCAGCTGTTGTAACCGAAACATTTAAATCTTTCGAAATAGATGGTAGTAAACCGACACTAATAAACTCGGTCGTACCAATCCCAAATGCACTAATTGCTAGTGCTAATAAAGCAAACATACTTCTTCGATTCGTCTGAACTTCTGAAGATGGTACTGTATATAAACTCAATTGAATTCCTCCTTATTACAAGAAATCCAATCATAATAGTGTGATAAAAAGGCCCTTTTATCTTCTAAAAAATATATTTTATACTTACAAATGCTATTATGAATGGTTTCATTCCTTTTTTGAAGAACGCACTTTAAAGTACGATAGGCACTAAAAAGTAACATAGTCACTTTTTGGTACCGTACTACTCACTTGCTTCTCACATGTGCTATTATGAAACATATTTAACATGATAAAAAGTACGTACTTTAAAGTGCTATAGGTACTAAAAAGTAACATTTGTATTATTAAGCTTACTTTACTCATAAAAGGAGGGTTTCATATGAAGAAATACAATATTCCTGTAGAGGCGACTTTAGAGGTTATCGGTGGAAAATGGAAGGTTGTTATCCTTTGTCATCTAACGAAAGGCACAAAAAGAACGAGTGAACTAAAACGTTTAATGCCTGGTATTACACAAAAAATGTTAACTCAGCAATTACGCGAATTAGAGGACGACGGGGTCATTCAAAGAAAAGTCTACAACCAAGTCCCGCCAAAAGTAGAATACTCCCTTACTGATTACGGTTGGTCTTTAGAATCAATTCTTGACTCTCTTTGTACTTGGGGCGAATGTCATCTTGAAAAAGAAGGTAATACATCGATGCTAATTGCAGAAGGTGAATAATAGAAAAAAAGGAAAAAACGAACATGAATTTGTTCGTTTTTTCCTTTTTTTCTATATATATATGTACATTTCTAACTAAAACAAAATATTTTATACGCTTTCATACCTTGTCAGCACTAGGTTATACACTCAATATCAAATAATTAGGAATCATTTTTATGTTAACATAGGTGCATATAGTATATAATATAGGATATATATTATATACACTTTCCGGTAGCGGAGCTTTTCCATTATGCGGACAAGCCATGTATCGGACAGTTCATAAACAATAGGTAAGAAAATGTGGTTTTAGATTTATGTCAGCTTGTTTGCTGCCATAGATTTAAAGGCATTTTATTGTGTTTTGTGAAACTTTGCATAAAGTTTCGTAAACGTTTACTATCTTACTTATAAAAAATAAGAGTATTGCTATCGTAAAGGAGAATTGGAGATGCCAGAAACTATGACTCAAACAAAGCCAGAACAAGAAACTGTACAAATTTCTGCTAGCCAAGGACAACTTGATGTACTTGATCAGTTGTTAAAACCTGAGGTACAAGAATCATTAACAACACTAGTAGAACAGCTTCCAAAATTAACTGAGCTTGTTAACATTTTAACTAAGTCTTATGACTTCGCTCAAACTGTTGCTACTGATGAAGTATTAAAAAGCGACACTGTTGGTGCAATTACAGAGCTTGTAGAACCTGTAAAAGATACAGTGAAAAGCATGGCTGCAACTGCAATCGAAGCGAAAGATCGTGCTGACGAAAGTACTGAAGTTATCGGCCTATTCGGTCTATTAAAATTACTAAAAGATCCACAAGCACAAAAAATGTTCCGCTTTGTGAACGCATATCTTCAAATTAGTGCAGAACGTAACAATAAATAATTTAACTTATAACAACAATTAGTAAAGACGGGGGATATCATACTATGTCAAAACAAATTGTCATCTTAGGCGCTGGTTATGGCGGTCTTCTTGCCGCTTTAAACGTACGTAAATATTACAGCAAATCAGAAGCACAAGTTACAGTGATTAACCAATACCCAACACACCAAATCATCACTGAACTACACCGCCTTGCAGCTGGTAACGTTGCTGAGCAAGCAATTGCAATGCCACTTACAAAGCTTTTCAAAGGCAAAGATATCGATCTTAAAATCGCAACAGTTGAGTCATTCTCTGTTGATAGCAAAGAAATCAAACTAGCTGGCGGCACTACTTTATCTTACGATGCACTTGTAGTTGCTTTAGGAAGTAAAACTGCTTACTTCGGTATTCCAGGACTAGAAGAAAACAGCATGGTATTAAAATCTGCTGCTGATGCAAACAAAATCTACAAACACGTTGAAGACCGTATTCGTGAATACGCGAAAACGAAAAACGAAGCTGATGCTACAATCGTAATCGGTGGTGGCGGATTAACTGGCGTTGAGCTAGTTGGTGAGCTTGCTGACATTATGCCTAAACTTGCAAAAAGCCACGGCGTAAATCCAAAAGAAGTTAAACTTCTTCTTGTTGAAGCAGGTCCAAAAATCCTTCCAGTATTACCAGACCACTTAATCGAACGTGCAACTACTAGCCTAGAAGCACGCGGTGTTACATTCTTAACAGGTCTTCCTGTAACAAACGTTGCTGGCAATGAGATCGACTTAAAAGACGGTCAAAAACTTGTTGCTAACACATTCGTTTGGACAGGTGGCGTACAAGGTAATCCATTAATCGGTGAATCAGGTCTTGAAGTTAACCGTGGTCGTGCAACAGTTGATGCATACCTACAATCTACTTCTCACAAAGACGTATTCGTTGCTGGAGACAGCGCTGTTGTCTTCTCTCCAGACGGTCGTCCATACCCACCAACTGCACAAATCGCTTGGCAAATGGGTGAGTTAATTGGATACAACTTATACGCAGCACTAGAAGGCAAAGCATTCGAAGAGTTCGCACCTGTAAACTCTGGAACACTTGCTAGTCTAGGACGTAAAGATGCGGTTGCTACAATTGGAGCAAGCAATACTCCACTTAAAGGCTTACCAGCATCATTAATGAAAGAAGCAAGTAACGTTCGTTACTTATCACATATTAAAGGTCTATTCAGCTTAGCTTACTAATCTGAATATAAGCCCGAATCATGCCCAGCATGGTTCGGGCTATTTTTATCCCGCATTAACGGGCAGTAAAACCTCCACCTTAAAATCCAGTGAATGCAGGGATGAAGTCGGAAGATTAACTGCCCGTAAAAGCCCGATTGGTTCAACTAATAATCAGTGGGGAGGAACAATCCCCCCCACTGATTAAAGTTTCACTTTATCCGTAATTTTCTCTAACTTATATATTCGGCAGAAGAATAATATAACCCTTTTAATTATCTAAATTTACTGATTATTTTATGTCCAAATTGTGTATATGAAAGGGGTGGAAGTATTCTTCCTACTCCCACCCCTTTCACACAAACTATTCGCCTAACTTCACAAGGCTGTAGTTCTTCTTCCCTTTACGAATAATAATAAATCTTCCATCAAATGAATTTTCTACAGTAACATCCGTACCCACATCTGTTACTTTCTCACCATTCATAGAAATCGCACCATTATTAATGTCCTCGCGTGCTTGTCGTCTGGATGGTTCAATTCCTAAATCAACTAGCCACTCTACAATATTTTTTGTCTCTTTTGAAGAATGGAATGTTGGCATTTCTTTAAAACCTTGTTCAATTTCATCAGCTGTTAACGATTTAATATCTCCGCTAAATAACGCTGCTGTAATTTTCTCAGCTTGTAATAACGCCTCTTCTCCATGAACGAATTTCGTCATTTCTTCCGCTAGCACTTTTTGCGCTTCACGTTTATGAGGCTCGACTTCTACCTTCGCTGCTAATTCATCAATACGCTCTTTCTTTAAGAACGTAAAGTATTTCAAGTATTTAATTACGTCACGGTCATCTGTATTTACCCAGAACTGGTAAAATTCAAACGGTGTCGTTTTTTCAGGATCAAGCCAAACTGCACCACCTGCTGATTTACCAAACTTCGTACCGTCCGATTTTAATAATAACGGAATCGTTAATCCGAATACTTTAGCCTCATGACCTTCTAACTTACGAATTAAATCTAAACCACTCGTAATATTTCCCCATTGGTCACTACCACCAATTTGAAGTTGAACATCCTCTTTCGTGTATAAATGGTGAAAATCCATCGCTTGCAAAATTTGATATGTGAATTCTGTGAAAGAAATACCTGTATCTAAGCGGCTTGCTACAATATCCTTCGCTAACATGCTATTGATGCTAAAGTTTTTCCCGTAATCACGTAAAAACTCAATAATATTTATTTCATGTGTCCAATCATAGTTATTTACCATCTTCACTTCGCTATTTCCACCAAAATCAAATAGCTTTTTCATTTGTGCTGTTAACGCATCTACATTATGCTGAACCACTTCTAACGTTTGAAGTTGACGCTCTGATTGTCGTCCACTCGGATCACCAATTGTTCCTGTTGCCCCGCCAATTAAAATAACAGGATGATGGCCAGCTAATTGGAATCTCTTCATCATCATAAACGGAATCAAATGTCCGATATGCATACTATCACCAGTTGGATCAACTCCGCAGTATAGTGAAATCTTTTTCTCTTCTACTAGCTTACGTAAGCCTTCTTCGTCAGTCTGCTGATTAACGGCGCCGCGCCATTCTAATTCATCAATAATATTCATCTTTTGTCATCCCCTTTATTTTTTAAAAACAAAAAAGCCCCTATGTCTACGATAGACATAGGGACGATTATTCACCGTGTTACCACCCAGTTTGCATAAATAGCATAG from Bacillus cereus G9842 includes the following:
- a CDS encoding putative mucin/carbohydrate-binding domain-containing protein: MSKQKKSRVLVAGICISTLLSPVAFEASKGYAAPLEENKGGQLEESKENRLEQRTFHLPGKGSVEEEQKRLKVRYVLSTNEPTGIYAGPNEEIKIEIKGTQSIKAFIGTKSYDEKGFEEFELKPGENNISSSRGGILYFYNMNNDGEVTASVIHGGSHFPLFVLGKHTKKDWDAMLKKYKNPYAVELKAERSLITASPEAVANYMGETDPVELMRLHDKIIRFENSVAGLSEDGIGVSKAPNHYIQFVEKRKPDKDDWMFATHYHTGYVPETMDRVLNIKRLQGDGWGPWHEVGHLHQQAPWFWSGVGEVTVNIYSLSVQRMLGNKSSLEEDGHYKKAFAYLDNPDAQKKMEEFEKLVMFWQLDLAYGEHFYPNLHQMYRLLPESEMPASDEDKKQMFIYMASKAAKQNLVPFFEKWGLGPNDEVRGKIENLNLPKLEKEIWKATDSNIIREKQVKPYGGLPYGEASTVVQDLIVGANFNENLANSLVQNLGENVKVTGRIMWPYLEVGKRAVLVEIEDEKGQRNFISVPVNSLYGDTMVFKGYGDEVNSVITLLHDEKKINVSFVGNEFHERFKNEKYVGITLYDKDGNEKKNISIEGQENSKKVALQLEGVELQYGDIMKVYHAEPSRFDWYQSNKLVDQGGAKNKKEKFFKITPQGYELIDGIQEVEAVPQKVLIGADAEKLEAKNFVQVKGGEVIGFVEKPNTMKIGEQKVKVETKDRFGNKKVTEVPVEVTYGDSLFVYGLSYGSDDMKSIITLHHDTKKMSATDTDNLIHDYFGDEKYFEFTLYNKEGKEKKNIEVKGLENTEAFAKEANGLAFEYGDVVKVYHAESSRLHWYQKGLYVGEGKNKEIKELFFEITENGFERLEALQEVTAVPQKVVIGTDVEKLEAKDFVQVKDGEVVGFVEKPNTTKIGEQKVKVETKDRFGNKKVTEVSLEVVYGDSIAYAGNGDDIASIVTLKHEEKRFHATDMDSEIHEYFNKELYMGIALYDGEGKEKKHVTAEGQETSENFAKQVNGIQFEYGDVVKVFHAEPDRLKWYQNNTLTGQGEKKGTKELFFKVTEKGFERMDMLQEVTAKPQQVVIGTDVEKLEVKNFVQVKDGEVVGFVEKPTTAKVGKQTVKVETKDRFGNKQITEVPVEVIYGDSIMFFGTWHDETNIKSIVTLNHEEKKFSTTDSEGPMHTSFADEKYMGMTVYDKDGKEKKDLSVKASENTKVFAEQFNGMTFEYGDVIKVYQREFDRFKVYKKNELMNAQYGVHEVLFKVTEQGFERMEAQQEVTAIPQKVVIATNADKLDAKNFVQVKDREVIGFVEKPNTTKIGKQTVKVETKDRFGNKKVTEVPVEVTYGDSLVYQGLGDDIRSIVTLNHDDKKLHVTSTNEQIHSYFNNELYMGITLYDQNGTEKKHVTAEGQETSKNFAEQVNGMMFEYGDVVKVYHAESDRLSWYKTGELIGKGDAKKFKEISFKITQNGLEQVR
- a CDS encoding MFS transporter; this encodes MFALLALAISAFGIGTTEFISVGLLPSISKDLNVSVTTAGLTVSLYALGVAFGAPVLTSLTASMSRKTLLMWIMIIFIIGNGIAAVATSFTVLLIARVVSAFAHGVFMSIGSTIAAALVPENKRASAIAFMFTGLTVATITGVPIGTFIGQQFGWRASFMVIVAIGVVALIANSMLIPSNLKKGTSVSFHDQFKLITNGRLLLVFIITALGYGGTFVTFTYLSPLLQEVTGFKASTVTIILLVYGIAIAIGNMVGGKLSNYNPIRALFYMFFIQAIVLFVLTFTAPFKVAGFITIIFMGLFAFMNVPGLQVYVVILAERFVPSAVDVASAINIAAFNAGIALGAYLGGIVTNSLGLIHTTWVGGIMVVGAVILTAWSMTLEKRDQVK
- the tyrS gene encoding tyrosine--tRNA ligase, whose translation is MNIIDELEWRGAVNQQTDEEGLRKLVEEKKISLYCGVDPTGDSMHIGHLIPFMMMKRFQLAGHHPVILIGGATGTIGDPSGRQSERQLQTLEVVQHNVDALTAQMKKLFDFGGNSEVKMVNNYDWTHEINIIEFLRDYGKNFSINSMLAKDIVASRLDTGISFTEFTYQILQAMDFHHLYTKEDVQLQIGGSDQWGNITSGLDLIRKLEGHEAKVFGLTIPLLLKSDGTKFGKSAGGAVWLDPEKTTPFEFYQFWVNTDDRDVIKYLKYFTFLKKERIDELAAKVEVEPHKREAQKVLAEEMTKFVHGEEALLQAEKITAALFSGDIKSLTADEIEQGFKEMPTFHSSKETKNIVEWLVDLGIEPSRRQAREDINNGAISMNGEKVTDVGTDVTVENSFDGRFIIIRKGKKNYSLVKLGE
- a CDS encoding DUF1641 domain-containing protein, which codes for MPETMTQTKPEQETVQISASQGQLDVLDQLLKPEVQESLTTLVEQLPKLTELVNILTKSYDFAQTVATDEVLKSDTVGAITELVEPVKDTVKSMAATAIEAKDRADESTEVIGLFGLLKLLKDPQAQKMFRFVNAYLQISAERNNK
- a CDS encoding NAD(P)/FAD-dependent oxidoreductase, with the translated sequence MSKQIVILGAGYGGLLAALNVRKYYSKSEAQVTVINQYPTHQIITELHRLAAGNVAEQAIAMPLTKLFKGKDIDLKIATVESFSVDSKEIKLAGGTTLSYDALVVALGSKTAYFGIPGLEENSMVLKSAADANKIYKHVEDRIREYAKTKNEADATIVIGGGGLTGVELVGELADIMPKLAKSHGVNPKEVKLLLVEAGPKILPVLPDHLIERATTSLEARGVTFLTGLPVTNVAGNEIDLKDGQKLVANTFVWTGGVQGNPLIGESGLEVNRGRATVDAYLQSTSHKDVFVAGDSAVVFSPDGRPYPPTAQIAWQMGELIGYNLYAALEGKAFEEFAPVNSGTLASLGRKDAVATIGASNTPLKGLPASLMKEASNVRYLSHIKGLFSLAY
- a CDS encoding thioester domain-containing protein produces the protein MNIKQSFKLLAMFLSVLFVLFPLQKAFAEVMDHTKYEMDWSYSRSKKKPIRTELIKTADGKIAFCLNVDLKSPSGQDLPEMGKVDINVYRVLLNGYPQKSPQELGVSDWREAHYATQLAVWNALKQIDVNDLDFRNKNVEKVTKDIVAKANASEELQEITMSVTPTEEQEAVLKNDFFETGLYTVETNAKSGTYKVQATGAPAGVKFANEKGETKTEFNVGEKFRILIPKQTPAGGFSFKVSGNLTKLQGIAHKGTPTIQNAVVLLERSEEKTSPELAVSWKKAEAPNKPNKPYTPNEPHKPNQYKR
- a CDS encoding winged helix-turn-helix transcriptional regulator translates to MKKYNIPVEATLEVIGGKWKVVILCHLTKGTKRTSELKRLMPGITQKMLTQQLRELEDDGVIQRKVYNQVPPKVEYSLTDYGWSLESILDSLCTWGECHLEKEGNTSMLIAEGE
- a CDS encoding aldo/keto reductase, which translates into the protein MKNLQSKTVLNNGVEMPWFGLGVFKVEEGPELVEAVKSAIKAGYRSIDTAAIYGNEKAVGEGIRAGIEATGISREELFITSKVWNADQGYEETIAAYEESLKKLELDYLDLYLVHWPVEGKYKDTWRALETLYKEDRVRAIGVSNFQIHHLQDVMKDAEIKPMINQVEYHPRLTQKELQAFCKEQGIQMEAWSPLMQGQLLDNETLQAIAEKHGKTTAQVILRWDLQNGIITIPKSTKEHRIIANADVFNFELTKEDMETIDALNENHRVGPDPDNFDF